The Oncorhynchus gorbuscha isolate QuinsamMale2020 ecotype Even-year linkage group LG08, OgorEven_v1.0, whole genome shotgun sequence DNA window GTTTAAGAGGGAGCCTAAAATGATGCTATTCTATTGGTCAACCAGTTTTGGAGTGATAGGCCAGCCTCACTCAATGATCCAGTTTGTTTAAGTCCTagctacatatactgtatatacaaaagtatgtggccacctcttcaaatgagtggatttgtctatttcagccacacccgttgccgCGTGTATAAAAATGAAAATGTGTCTCCATAGACACACATTGGCAGTagattggccttactgaagagctcagtgactttcaacatggcaccgtcataggatgccacctttccaacaagtcagtgtaTCAAATTgctgctctgctagagctgccccggtcaactgtaagtgctattattgtgaagtggaaatgtctaggagcaacaacggctgagCCGCAAAGCCGCGAGCATCGGCTGTAGTGGTGTAatgctcgccgccattggactctggaacaaattctctggagtgatgaatcaagcttcaccatctggcagtccaacgaacaaaactgggtttggcggatgccagaagaacgctacctgcccgaatgcatagtgccagctgtaaagtttggaggaggaataatggtcttgggCTGTTATTCATGGttcagcggagtcaatcaccaccttccggagacacctgaaaccccacctctttaaggaatacctaggataggataagtaatccctctcacccccccctttaagatttagatgcactattgtaaagtgactgttccagtggatgtcataaggtgaatgcaccaatttgtaagtcgctctggataagagcgtctgctaaatgacttaaatgtaaatgtaaatgtaaattaaatgttcaggataggccccttagttccagtgcaGAGAAAtctttaacgctacagcatacaatggcattctagaagattctgtgcttccaactgttgcaacagtttggggaaggcccttgcctgtttcagcatgacaaatgccctcgtgcacaaagcgaggtccgtgcagaaatggtttgttgagactggtgtggaagaacttgactggcctgcatagagacctgacctcaaccccatcaatcacctttgggatgaattggaacgccgactgtgagccaggcctaatcgcccaacatcagtgcccgacttcactaatgctcgtggctgaatggaagcaagtccccacagaaatattccaacatctagtggaaacccttcccataggagtggaggctgttatagaatcaaagggtggaccaactacatattaatgcccatgattttggaatgagatgtttgacgagcagttgtccacatacttttggtcatgcagtGTATCATGTCTAGCTGCATTGTAGCTAAATTCACCATAAGACAAAACAGAATTGCAAACTAAATTGGTAAATTAACCCAGATTTCAATTTCATTGTAAGTCATACAAAAAGTCATAAACAAACATGTTAAGTTTGTTTTTCTGATAATCTGTCAAGGAGAAAAAAACTGTTTACTCTGTAAGTTTTTATTTAGAAGATGAAAGGACATTTGAGTAGTTTGTTtttcactgtaaaaaaaaaaaacaaagttCTCACTTTTTTCCTATAAAGCTGCTTTTCCTCATTTCAGACTGTGGCCTAAAGACAAAAACTATGTTACCAAAATGATACAACAGAAAACAATAGGGTGACATCATTAGCTAGGCTTCCATCTAActggcaacagattttcatgtgaatattctaaaatctgcatgaATAAAATATGCACCTTTTCtcaccagagatgtttccatcaCAATAGACTTGTCGCGGATAAAAATCTGTGCaagatgacgtagtgcacataaaattTACTTGAGCAATTCTATTCCCATGtaccaaataaaaaatacaagttaaatgtgtttccatcgcatttccaactctactgatggttttgtaaCAAAGAATGTAgcgaatgtgcccactctggtattggcacgtGCGCTACagccaacagcttgcagatacagtgctggtaTAGCCTACACATGAggttattatggacaaaagagtgAGATTATTttaatttgtcaaatggcagccaaacatcaatcatcatgtcaccagaataagaccctcaatatttattggaaaggagcatcaagctcaccAACTGGCATATTGACCACCATGTGATGTTCAtaatttatttcatctgtagcctaataaactgcatgcttctCCGAGTCgtggtgggaggaccacacatgtcatcacATGACTCCCAAGTTCACTTTGATAGGATGGTGACaataattaaaatatatatattctattgAAATTTGCGCATAAAAGCCTTTCCACTGCCATTTCTCTcataatacattttacagacaaaaTCGATACCACCTTGTCTAGCGCATTTTGTTTTGTCgtcatttggaaagtttaccgacAAATTCACAGTTTCCATCAGATCTGTCGTGACATTTTGCAAccgacatgtactttactcgcataaaaaagGTTGGATAGAACCTGGTTAATGACACTAAAACCTCTCCAACACAATCTAATCTAGATTCTTTGGTCATAATTTCTATCTAAACACATGACAGATAATGGGATGCTGATGACATTGTTCTACAGTTCCCAGGCACATAGATAGTGAAGAGCAGTAGCCTATTGTTCTATTGAAATGTACTGTAATTCTAGTTGTCCTACAACAGGCTGCAGACACTCATCGTCTTAGTGCTGCTTGGAGAAGAAGTCTTTGCTCTTCTGGATATCGGGCTTGATGGTGTCACTTCCTGGTTTCCAGCCGGCGGGACAGACTGAGGAAACACCAGAGAAGAAGTGTGAGTGTCAGCACAGTGCAGTATGATAAACAAAACACTTTGAACCTGAGCTTGACATTTTTACACATTCTGACATCTACTATCAGCCTAACATTCTCCGCTGTTACAAACATAGAATGTTACCTTAAAAGAGAGTGGTAATAGTGCTCTAAATACTGTTCACATAGTGCAGGTATCATCAACTGGCAGCCCTTGGCCTCCCAAAATTTTCTGATCCCCAGAACATGTACATGTAAGACTAAAATCAATAGGAATTCACCTCAAAATGATTTTAATTTCGGAAATCTATAACTAAACATTTCAAATCAAAagcaaatgtatttgtcacatacacatggttagcagatgttaatgcgagtgtagcgaaatgcttgtgcttctagttccaacaatgcagtaataaataaccaacgagtaatctaacttaacaattccaaaactagtACCTTATACAcacgtgtaaagggataaagaatatgtacataaagatatatgaatgagtgatggttacagaacggcataggcaagatggagtagatggtatagagtacagtatatacatatgagatgagtaatgtagggtatgtaaacattatattaagtagcattgttaaaagtagctagtgatacatttttacatcaatttccattattaaatggAAATAGAGAGACATATGTGATTGTGTAccaatgtaatcaaggtttgaaattatgtttttgtcaaatacagtatctgtttgggcttcttgcgtaCAAAGCATTTCTAATTAGGTTCCAGTCCCCGGACCATCTGCTCGAGAAATAAAATTGGCCCGCGACTGATGATCCCTGACATAGTGCATGTCTTCTGACGGTACATGGTAAAATATGGCACTGCAAAAGGTTAGCCTGATTCTTTGTAGGAAAAGGAGGCATGGTCTTTTAGAAAACAAAAAGAAAACAGGGTTAGTTATGTACCCTCTCCGTGTTTGTCAGTGAACTGAAAGGCCTGCACCAGACGCAGGGTCTCGTCGATGGAGCGGCCCACTGGAAGGTCGTTGATGGTGATCTGCCTCAAGAGGCCCTTGGCGTCAATAATGAATAGGCCCCTGAAAAAACAAGTAGGGTATAGATTGAGTCATTTCTGCTTGTGTTAGTCTTGTTTTGCATGTAGTCTTATGTTGGGCACATTACCCAGGTTTTGGCCCAGTCGGTCATAGAAACACTGAACTTTGACCCTTGAACTTGTGTGGTGTGAACCCACCTGTAGGCGATGCCCTCGTCCTCCTTCAGCACCCCGTAGTCCGTGGAGATGGAACGCAGTGTGTCGGCTACCAGAGGGATCTTCATTGGACCCAGACCACCCTGCTTACGAGGTGTGTTGGTCCTGTAAGAACACACAACGAGACGGAATATAGTCTTTTTTTGTGTGTCTGAGACCAAGCGTCCCTGCCAGCTGTGATATACAGACGGACGCGAATAGCAGTAAACAGGTTTATGTATGCCGGTCCTCCGaataaaaaagatatatatatttggACACTGAAGTTTTAGCCTACTCTAGTAACTGAAATATGTACACTGACTATAAGCCTATAACTCTCACATGTAGCCTAATATAAAAGTATTGCAGTAGAATGATACACCAAATGATAATTTAGTATCAGAAATAGGAGTGGAGAAATctgatttctttctttcagcatcttTGGACCGTGCAAACGTGTGGTATTTGTGGACCTACTTTACTGTTTTGTGAAATCCTTTTCAAATGGATTTCATTACTCGTGCTACGGAGCCTCTCCGAGTTAGGATAGAAGGTTCTCCGTTTATATGCCCACGAAGCTGCACTAACGTACACCTGCTGTCTCCATTTGCTGGGGAAGGAGACTTTGGGTTttggtgggagagaaagaggggtgaccTTTGTTAAAATGTATTGATTTTTCTCACTTTTTTCCTCAGTTTTCTCTGTCTGCAAGTGCTTGTCTGTTTTCACACCTTTTTCCTTTCAATATTTTAGATGGCTAACAAAGCTAATAATTGGTATAGGTAGGCCTAATCCTATAAAGTTTTTATCTTGGAACACTAAAACAATGAATAATCCTGTCAAGAGGTCTAGGATCTTCTCCCTTTTGAAAAGCTAAAAGCTGATTCACGCATTAAAGATCACTCAAGGCTACAAAACTCCAGGTTCAGTCAGGTTTTCCCATTCAGACTTTAACTCCAAAGCCAGAGAGGTTGCAATTTTGGTTAGTAAAATAATATATTTCTCTACTACTAATGTTATTTCAGACAGTAACGAGAGATATTTCATCATAACTGGCACCATTTGGCACACACCTGTAGTATTGGTCAATGTATATGCTCCCAATTTTGATGATGAATTTGccaaattaataataataataataataataataataaatgccatttagcagacgcttttatccaaagcgacttacagtcatgtgtgcatacattctacgtatgggtggtcccggggatcgaacccactaccctggcgttacaagcgccatgctctaccaactgagctacagaaggaccattggTTGCTGGGGAAAATCCCTTCTCTGAACACCCATCTTTTGATATTTGTCGTGGATCTGAATTGTGTTATTAGCCCGGCTTTAGACCACTCAAACCCCAGAACTATGTCTCCTGCTATATCAAAGTCCTTCTCCGATTTTATGATTCAGAATGGATGTACACCATTCTTTTTCTCGTATTGACTATTTCTTTATTGATCATAAGTTACTTCCAAATGTCACCTCTTCTGAATATTTACCCATTGTCATTTCTGACCATGGACGTTTAGCCCTCGACATCCTATCAGGACAAACTCGTACTCCTCTCTGTTGGAGATTCAATtatcttctcctgtctgttgcaGACGTCTGTAACGTTATCTCCACTTCTATTGATAATAAATTATTTTCAAATCAGACAAGCTCAACCTCTCATTAAAAATGAACAGTTCACCCAGATAACTATCCATTTCAATCTATCCCATTGTTTTTACCagtgtttttaaaaatatttttaaatcaGGCTGTTACCACATTTATCTGGGGAGGAAAGGTACCCAGAGTCAGTACATCTTAACTTCAGAGATGCAAGTTTAGTGGAGGTCATGCACTATCCAACTTTGTATACTATTACTGGGCAGCCAACTTGTTACTGTATACTATTATACACTTACTGGGCAGCCAACTTGTTACTGTATACTATTATACACTTACTGGGCAGCCAACCTTTTACTGTATACTATTATACACTTACTGGGCAGCCAACCTTTTACTGTATACTATTATATACTTACTGGGCAGCCAACCTTTTACTGTATACTATTATACACTTACTGGGCAGCCAACCTTTTACTGTATACTATTATACACTTACTGGGCAGCCAACCTTTTACTGTACACTATTATACACTTACTGGGCAGTCAACCTTTTACTGTACACTATTATACACTTACTGGGCAGTCAACCTTTTACTGTATACTATTATACACTTACTGGGCAGTCAACCTTTTACTGTACACTATTATACACTTACTGGGCAGCCAACCTTTTACTGTATACTATTATACACTTACTGGGCAGTCAACCTTTTACTGTATACTATTATACACTTACTGGGCAGTCAACCTTTTACTGTATACTATTATACACTTACTGGGCAGCCAACCTTTTACTGTATACTATTATATACTTACTGGGCAGCCAACCTTTTACTGTATACTATTATACACTTACTGGGCAGCCAACCTTTTACTGTACACTATTATACACTTACTGGGCAGTCAACCTTTTACTGTATACTATTATATAATTACTGGGCAGCCAACCTTTTACTGTATACTATTATACACTTACTGGGCAGCCAACCTTTTACTGTATACTATTATACACTTACTGGGCAGCCAACCTTTTACTGTATACTATTATACACTTACTGGGCAGTCAACCTTTTACTGTATACTATTATATACTTACTGGGCAGCCAACCTTTTACTGTATACTATTATACACTTACTGGGCAGTCAACCTTTTACTGTATACTATTATACACTTACTGGGCAGCCAACTTGTTACTGTATACTATTATACACTTACTGGGCAGCCAACCTTTTACTGTATACTATTATACACTTACTGGGCAGCCAACCTTTTACTGTATACTATTATACACTTACTGGGCAGCCAACCTTTTACTGTATACTATTATACACTTACTGAGCAGCCAACCTTTTACTGTATACTATTATACACTTACTGGGCAGCCAACCTTTTACTGTATACTATTATACACTTACTGGGCAGCCAACCTTTTA harbors:
- the LOC124041702 gene encoding peroxiredoxin-1-like — protein: MAAGKARIGHLAPDFKATAVMPDGQFKDLSISNYRGKYVVFFFYPLDFTFVCPTEIIAFSDAAEEFRKIGCEVIGASVDSHFCHLAWTNTPRKQGGLGPMKIPLVADTLRSISTDYGVLKEDEGIAYRGLFIIDAKGLLRQITINDLPVGRSIDETLRLVQAFQFTDKHGEVCPAGWKPGSDTIKPDIQKSKDFFSKQH